Genomic DNA from Garra rufa chromosome 18, GarRuf1.0, whole genome shotgun sequence:
GGACTTTTCAGACAAAAACCATGAACCGGCTTGATTTTGACTGGATggagtgtgtgtgggtgtgtgattGCAATGATGCTGTTGCGCAATGAGTGCGAGTGTGACATGCTGAGGAATGTGCAAGTTATATGAAACCACAGGAATGCTGTCCTGAGTGTGAGTGTTTTAATAAAGCCCCATGTGGTCATCCTGTCTTACGCTCTCATATTTGTATCGTGGCTGAAATTCAGAGCAAAACTATGGGAAGATTCATAGTGGAAAAGCCTCAGGCCCTCTTGTGAAACATGTTACTTACATTTACACAAGCAGTGGGGTGGATTGTACAAACAACATGCCTGAGtcatatttcactgtaaaatgaaaaaaaaaaaaaaaggatttgcaTGAAGCTTgcttattcatgtttttttttagttttatgtaTTAATAGTTTGTGTATTATGATACTGATTACTTTTAATTTGCATTATATTTTAatgcacattaaaaaaatgtaataaaaataaaaacgttattttgcataaagaaaagcAAGCATATTTattatccattcattcattcattaaaggAACAACAACAAACACTACCATAACAATAAAATGCTTtacaatacaaaaatattttcaaatacaaTATGAAAACCTTACACTACAATAtaaatactattaaaattatctttttttaacataatttttacATAATGGTAATGAAaacatgtttttatgttttttttgtttgtttttgcatttttgcattgTATTTTAATGCTCCTATACTCatgtgaattatgaaaattataattttacCTAAGTAcaataattacaattatgtaatataataattcTACCTCTATGAAAACCTTCAGTTCGCATTACATTTTAATGCACatttaaaagtcaaaataaaaataaaaatgttatttagcaTTAAAAAAACTAAGCTCgttcatttattaaataattcatCCATAAATTAACGGAAGAACAACAAACActaccataaaaataaaatgctttacAATACAAAAATACCTTACACTACAGTATAAATACTTTACTATTAAAATTAGTGTAAAAGATGACCAAGCATGGCAAGATTCACTCAATGActgatttatacttttttttttttaatgattaatttaaaatttaaaagttgagtaaaaataacaaaccttaaagtccaatAAAACACAAATTTGTTTGTGTGGTTTAAGGTGTGGGACGAGACGCTGCGTCTGGTGGCGGAGGCATACGCAGCAAAATGCATCTGGAATCATAACCCTGAACTTGAGGATCTCACTATGGGTGAAAACCTCTTTGTAGGCACCGGACCATTTAATGTAACCAAAGCAATGCTGGACTGGTATGACAAATATCTTCACTAAAGCAtaaatgagaaataaaaaatctgtcatatGCAGGAATATTATCTGTAAGCGGAATTACGACTCATTTCTTTGCACACACAGGTTTGGCGAGCATGAGGATTATGACTACGAAACCAATAACTGTCATGAAGACAAAATGTGTGGCCATTACACTCAGGTGAAAATCGTTTCCGTCTGGTGCGAATGATTGTTTCACAGCTTGAATACGCAGATGTGACAATGTGTTTCTATGTTGTTGTTACAGATGGTCTGGGCAGACAGCAATAAAATTGGCTGTGCTACTCATCTCTGTGACAAACTTGAGAATCTGGATTTTGAGAAGGCCACTCTCCTCGTCTGCAATTACTACCCTCAGTAAGAGCATTAGAATGATCCACACTAACCATGACCGGAACACTTTTACAATATTTATGACCCAACTTAGCACCATATGAGCTCATATATAACTGTGACGTCTGGTGGTCTTCACAATCTGCTAATACTAAAATACACCTCTAAAACCTTAAATCTTAAGCAATGATTCTCAACTTTTGGACTCAAAATAACCCTATTGTGCAAGACACATTTCAAAAGCTAATGAAGATATTTCTGTTTTAGTTGCttggttttaaatgttttttttttttttaattccatctctactttttatttaattttttatatgtaaatgtatttgtgttTAAGATGTTGTATTTGTTTAGTATTTTGATTGTATTATAGTTATGAATAATatggattttttaaattattttaattaaattattaaattataaattataattaatttaaatacatttaaaaaattattgtTAATACTAAttctattataattatattagaatcaaaatattaatgtttaaagaacatcaaaaataaataattataatagtcagattaaattgtatattatattatattatattatattatattatattatattacattacattatattattttttcattactTTTATTGGTCTTGAAATctctcaatttttttatttatttatttacattttttgacatattaaagaATTTTAAGAAATTCCATCCTGGTTCTTAAATACAAATGACAGTTgagttgaactttttttttatatttaaatgtatttgtgtTTGAGATGTTATATTTGTGTAATATTTTGATCATAATATAAGTAtgcattttctattcattttaattaaattatttaattaaataaaaatgtaattaaaaatcaatattattcataattatattagaatcaaaatattaaataaatacaacatcttaaataaaaaatctaaatatatatatatatatatatatatatatatatataatatatatagtaCTTTAGTACTTTTATAGTATATAGTACTTTTTAGTACTTTTATTGGTCTTGAAAATCTcacttacatattttttttttttaacattttttatatataaaacaatttttagAAATTCTTTAATATGTCAATGTTTTCCATCCTGGCTCTTAAATAAAATTGACAGTTGTTGAGTTGAACAAATTaagtttaagttattttattaagTTTTCAACTTGATTTAGCTCATTTAAAagcctgttgttgttttttttcattttttacatgAATGCTATTTCAGTTtatctacttcaaaatttcatatttaataaataaataaaatgacaagaaATGTTTTAATCAAAACTGTTTCAAAGTAAACttttttttcaatataataaaataaaacatctaTCAAATGAacccttcctttcctttcccttccTTTATTACAGAGGAAATTTTGAGGGACAAAAACCATATGAGTCAGGAGATCCATGCTCAAAGTGTCCAGATAATCTACCAGTGTGTGACAACAACATGTGTGGTAATGTGAAGACTTTATCAACAAAAATCCATTTTATagtaaacacaaaataaaaaggcTGGAAAGTGGTcacagaaaactaaaaaaaactctACAAAACTCTCTTTTCCTCACAGTGGTCGAGAATCTCTTTCAACCATCCGAGGAGCCAGAGTCAGACGACACTGAAGCTACGACTGTCTTACCTGAGCGTCCACAAACGACGACGAAGCCTGTCGCTATTCCTGAAGAGCCCAAACAAGTGGACGTAACAATTAAAAACATAGGCATGGAAATAATAGAAAGCCATGGATCCAAAATGGAAAGCGTCTCAGTTTCTTTGGTGATGCTCGTCTGGCTGTTGGTGGCGCTTGTTTTGTAAGGGATGAGAACCTAATGTGAGacacaaaacatttgttttaaaaaatttgttcaaaaatgaacatttgctggaCATTCAGATGTAGAggactttgtttcttcatcagattttgagaaatgcagcattacatcgtttgctcaccaatgggtgtgaatgggtgccgtcagaatcagagtccaaacagctgataaaaacatcacaacaatccacaccactccagtccatcaattaatgcctTGAgtagccaaaagctgtgtgtctgtaagaaacaaatccatcattaagacattttttaattttaaaccattgcttccagctaaaatacgagtccataatcttgctttctccagtgaaaaagtcattttGTCTGAATCGGGAGAGAAATCTACGCAGATCAAACAACGTTTACAAACAAAAACAgcccaaaacagctctaaacaaatatgcggCTGGATTTTGATGCGAGAGGACAACAGTAGAAAGTGTTATTATGGACTATTTTGGCCAGAagacatcttaatgatggatctgtttcttacaaacaagcagCATCAATCATGAAATACATCACATTAGAATAAAAACAATTCACCTTTCACATATCTAGGGCATTTTTGACACTTTCAGAAGCTTTAAGCCCTGATTTCTGACATtttgaaaaagtgaaaaagtaacttgtctgaatcaggagagaaatatgcacagatccagcacagtttacaagcaaaaacagcccaaaacagctctaaaaaatatgttttgatgtGATTTAATGCTTTCACTATAGATAGCTTTATTATGGATATTTTGGCCTGAAgcgatggtttaaagttaaaaaacatCTTAACGGTGGAtctgtttcttacaaacaagcagCATCAATCATGAAATACATCACATTAGAATAGACAGTTAAAAACTATTCAATTTTCACATATCTAGGGCATTTTTGACACTTTCAGTAGCCCTAAGCTCTAATTTCTGACACTTTCTTTGATGTCTACACAGGTCTCAGAAAGGCTTAAGAGCTAAATGGACAGGTTTTTGTGGATTACGCTTAATGAGTGCAAATATTTGTTTTTGCAAACATCGTTCATCTCATATCTTAAGTGATATTGCTCTTTGTAGGATTTGAGCATGTCTTATAGTGAAGTACAAACGACTTTGCAAAGTTAATTTGTGTCTTTtataaaacttttgactcgttATAAAAAAAGTCTTGAATTAGAGCTGTGGTGACGTTATTATCCactataaaacatgaaaaaaaatttTTGGTAATATTTTTCAAATTGCATATAAATTTTGTATTAGTGTTAATATGAACTACAGCTCTAACATACATTAGCAAAAAATCACAAAGCAGcttgaataaatgcattttaaaattattttttaaataaaataataaaataaaatgatttaatacAATGAAAGTCCTACCCTTTTCTTACATGTTTCATACAAATTTGCATCACATTTAGTTtattagtttatgttaaaaaactGCGTAACACATGGATGGAAATTTATGCAAGTCAACAAGTAACAAGtaaattttgatgtgagaagacaAAATTTTTCACTAGAAAGCATTATGTATTATGCCCCGAAGCAATGGTAAACTGCGTAACATACATGGATGTAAATTTGATATGCACTTCAACAAGTAACAAGTCAAACTAAAGCGAAAGCTTCAGTAGGTTTTCAttgaatttaaaattatattcttacttagattttttgt
This window encodes:
- the LOC141291309 gene encoding peptidase inhibitor 16-like is translated as MYWNVALRSIGLWVVLSLAAGHLTEQEKSTIVNMHNELRSKVQPSAAFTQKVVWDETLRLVAEAYAAKCIWNHNPELEDLTMGENLFVGTGPFNVTKAMLDWFGEHEDYDYETNNCHEDKMCGHYTQMVWADSNKIGCATHLCDKLENLDFEKATLLVCNYYPQGNFEGQKPYESGDPCSKCPDNLPVCDNNMCVVENLFQPSEEPESDDTEATTVLPERPQTTTKPVAIPEEPKQVDVTIKNIGMEIIESHGSKMESVSVSLVMLVWLLVALVL